In Phycisphaerae bacterium, the following are encoded in one genomic region:
- a CDS encoding SGNH/GDSL hydrolase family protein — MQEPTRETIEWCNFRWQDAPDRMRRRVLLIGDSIVAGYHPVVVEELEGVVNVDMLATSKAIDDPAIIKETRYVMEGYRHAIVHFNNGLHGWHLDDEGYRQGLREYVRVLRDLAGDARLIWASSTPISAAGDMGKLCEERNPRVVARNRMAAEIMREAGIPIDDLYGLVVGRADLRSEDSYHYVEKGRRVQGQAVAEVIRRTLGDIAD, encoded by the coding sequence ATGCAGGAACCGACGAGAGAGACGATCGAGTGGTGCAATTTTCGGTGGCAGGACGCTCCGGACCGGATGCGGCGGCGGGTGCTTCTGATCGGCGATTCGATTGTGGCTGGGTATCATCCGGTGGTGGTTGAGGAGCTTGAGGGGGTGGTGAACGTCGATATGCTGGCGACGTCGAAGGCGATCGACGATCCGGCCATCATCAAGGAGACGCGGTACGTGATGGAGGGGTATCGTCACGCGATCGTGCATTTCAACAACGGGCTGCACGGCTGGCATCTGGACGACGAGGGTTATCGGCAGGGGCTGCGGGAGTACGTGCGGGTGTTGCGGGATCTGGCGGGCGATGCGCGGCTGATCTGGGCGTCGTCGACGCCGATCAGCGCAGCGGGCGATATGGGCAAGCTCTGCGAGGAGCGGAATCCGCGGGTGGTGGCACGGAACCGGATGGCAGCCGAGATTATGCGGGAGGCGGGGATTCCGATCGACGACCTGTACGGTCTGGTGGTCGGCCGGGCGGATTTGCGTTCGGAGGATTCGTACCATTACGTCGAGAAGGGTCGCCGCGTGCAGGGCCAGGCGGTGGCGGAGGTGATCCGCCGGACGCTGGGCGATATCGCGGATTGA
- a CDS encoding site-specific DNA-methyltransferase yields the protein MAARSTRSSDPLPERVEISRHANAVFRCDCADLLGRVGDEAIDLIYIDPPFCTQARRNGASGANYGDSWRDGLDGYLEFLEARLRPMHRVLSRRGSLFVHLDYRTVHYVKVMLDRIFGPENFMNEIIWSYRTGGVAKQWFGRKHQTVLAYAKRLGEHTFHQLREGEYRTDGMNYDEEGRPYKMTKKGRLYFDRRGPAVTDVWEIPFLSTVGREREGYPDQKPLKLLERIVGCCSNEGDVVADFFCGSGTALVAAKRLKRRWVGCDVNPDAVVLARKRLAREG from the coding sequence TTGGCGGCGCGGAGCACACGATCTTCTGATCCGCTGCCCGAACGGGTGGAGATTTCCCGCCACGCGAACGCGGTCTTCCGCTGCGACTGCGCCGATCTGCTGGGGCGTGTCGGTGATGAGGCGATCGATTTGATCTACATCGACCCGCCGTTCTGCACGCAGGCGCGGCGGAACGGGGCGTCCGGGGCGAACTACGGCGATTCGTGGCGGGACGGCTTGGATGGGTATCTGGAGTTTCTGGAGGCGCGGCTGCGGCCGATGCACCGCGTACTTTCCCGTCGCGGCAGTTTGTTCGTGCACCTGGACTACCGGACGGTGCACTACGTGAAGGTGATGCTGGACCGGATCTTCGGGCCCGAGAATTTCATGAACGAGATCATCTGGAGCTACCGGACGGGGGGCGTGGCGAAGCAGTGGTTCGGGCGGAAGCACCAGACGGTGCTGGCGTACGCCAAGCGGCTCGGCGAGCATACGTTTCATCAGCTTCGCGAGGGTGAGTATCGGACGGACGGCATGAATTACGACGAGGAGGGCCGGCCGTACAAGATGACGAAGAAGGGGCGGCTGTACTTCGATCGTCGCGGTCCGGCGGTCACCGATGTCTGGGAGATTCCGTTTTTGAGCACGGTCGGTCGCGAGCGGGAGGGGTATCCGGATCAGAAGCCGCTGAAGCTGTTGGAGCGGATTGTCGGGTGTTGCAGTAATGAGGGCGACGTGGTGGCCGATTTCTTCTGTGGGAGCGGGACGGCGCTGGTGGCGGCGAAGCGGCTGAAGCGTCGCTGG